Proteins from a genomic interval of Streptomyces sp. Tu6071:
- a CDS encoding DUF742 domain-containing protein: protein MSEPKSPKLPTRGADRKPSRVRPYSLTGGRTRFGHVLLVETFVAALEAPPERPELVNGGLRTKVMPEMRAIVELCRRMRTVAEIAALLRMPLGVVRVLLSDLADQGKIRVYGTGQQPGQPDRALLERVLSGLRRL, encoded by the coding sequence GTGAGCGAGCCCAAGAGTCCGAAGCTCCCGACCAGGGGAGCCGACCGCAAACCCTCGCGCGTGCGCCCCTACTCGCTCACCGGGGGCCGCACCCGTTTCGGGCACGTGCTGCTCGTGGAGACCTTCGTCGCCGCGCTCGAAGCGCCGCCGGAGCGCCCCGAGCTGGTCAACGGCGGCCTGCGCACCAAGGTCATGCCGGAGATGCGCGCGATCGTCGAACTGTGCCGCAGGATGCGCACGGTCGCCGAGATCGCGGCGCTGCTGCGCATGCCGCTCGGCGTCGTCCGCGTGCTCCTCAGCGACCTCGCCGACCAGGGAAAGATCCGCGTCTACGGCACCGGGCAGCAGCCCGGCCAGCCCGACCGCGCACTGCTGGAAAGGGTGCTGAGTGGACTCCGCCGCCTCTGA
- a CDS encoding roadblock/LC7 domain-containing protein: protein MTAPGRTAGTARTDDSTTPGGDRTGYGLSKEARNLQWLLTNLVEEVPGLLSVAVVSSDGLLLLSSDPAHQRAAAEADRPQGPRGSSADLATIVSGLGSLCVGAARLMDAGGVKQTMVAMADGALFVMAISDGSLLGVHAAADCDMSVVAYHMALFVGRAGHVLTPALRSELRQSMEGEAPGEVPGASAAKGAGQ, encoded by the coding sequence GTGACTGCGCCCGGCCGTACCGCAGGTACGGCACGCACCGACGACTCAACCACGCCGGGCGGCGACCGGACCGGTTACGGCCTCAGCAAAGAGGCCCGTAACCTCCAGTGGCTGCTCACCAATCTCGTCGAGGAGGTGCCAGGGCTCCTCTCGGTCGCTGTCGTCTCCTCGGACGGACTGCTGCTGCTCTCCTCCGACCCCGCCCACCAGCGCGCCGCCGCCGAGGCGGACCGCCCGCAGGGGCCGCGCGGCTCCAGCGCGGACCTCGCCACGATCGTCTCCGGGCTCGGGAGCCTGTGCGTCGGCGCGGCGCGGCTCATGGACGCGGGCGGGGTCAAGCAGACCATGGTCGCGATGGCCGACGGGGCGCTCTTCGTCATGGCGATCAGCGACGGCTCGCTCCTCGGGGTGCACGCCGCCGCCGACTGCGACATGAGTGTCGTCGCCTACCACATGGCCCTCTTCGTGGGCCGCGCCGGACACGTCCTGACGCCCGCGCTCCGCAGCGAGCTGCGGCAGTCGATGGAGGGCGAGGCTCCCGGCGAGGTGCCGGGAGCGAGTGCGGCGAAGGGAGCCGGTCAGTGA